One Manihot esculenta cultivar AM560-2 chromosome 6, M.esculenta_v8, whole genome shotgun sequence DNA segment encodes these proteins:
- the LOC110616999 gene encoding uncharacterized protein LOC110616999: protein MGIIRSCFSFIVGTVTGVYIAQNYDVPNIKKLATSGLFMAKLIEEKYRKPKNKNDDD from the coding sequence ATGGGGATAATAAGGAGCTGTTTCTCCTTCATAGTAGGCACGGTTACTGGGGTTTACATTGCTCAGAACTACGACGTTCCCAACATCAAGAAGCTCGCCACCAGTGGCCTCTTCATGGCCAAGCTCATCGAAGAGAAGTACCGCAAGCCCAAGAACAAGAACGACGACGATTAG